Proteins encoded together in one Thiovulum sp. ES window:
- a CDS encoding hypothetical protein (IMG reference gene:2508610518_SP), whose amino-acid sequence MSENKLEIRGSQNYVPVEIDEYPTSGWDKFTQVVKRTLKGELFVGLWVVFREMVKFDIHTVQYPEEVLPISPRYRAIHKLLRLLESGSERCIGCGLCEKICISDCIRMDTRVDENSRKEGYRIFY is encoded by the coding sequence ATGAGCGAAAATAAACTAGAAATTCGAGGTTCTCAAAACTATGTCCCTGTGGAAATAGATGAGTATCCTACGAGTGGTTGGGATAAATTTACTCAAGTTGTCAAAAGAACTCTAAAAGGGGAACTTTTTGTCGGTCTTTGGGTAGTTTTCCGAGAAATGGTGAAATTTGATATTCACACAGTCCAATATCCTGAAGAAGTTCTTCCAATTTCTCCAAGATACCGAGCTATTCACAAACTTTTAAGACTTCTTGAAAGTGGTAGTGAAAGATGTATCGGTTGTGGTCTTTGTGAAAAAATCTGTATTTCTGACTGTATCAGAATGGACACTAGAGTTGATGAAAATTCTCGAAAAGAAGGTTACAGAATATTCTAT